One genomic window of Vagococcus sp. CY52-2 includes the following:
- a CDS encoding BppU family phage baseplate upper protein, whose amino-acid sequence MTDYNIQLSTTEDNAVGVIKIRQDDNKTQRIIAKITSNGSEMKVSDYVVFFNAVSDGQVIARDLAKITNNNSTVEYTITAPFYSKTGKIDAFFSFEKDGKRDSTANFVYHVIPGSCRGIKGGSYIYDLEELKNVSGEIVGSKDLSPLLEKNRELSVLVFDGLKVDVNDYKKETDEQIDSLKKDFSDFTADQKKSNETFQQTVNNQISDAENKMLEEIKTPRS is encoded by the coding sequence TTGACAGATTACAACATACAATTAAGCACAACAGAAGATAATGCTGTTGGTGTTATTAAAATCAGACAAGATGACAACAAAACACAAAGAATTATAGCTAAGATTACAAGCAACGGTTCAGAAATGAAAGTTTCTGATTACGTTGTTTTTTTTAATGCTGTAAGTGATGGGCAAGTCATCGCAAGAGATTTAGCGAAGATAACTAATAATAATTCAACTGTTGAATATACAATAACTGCACCTTTTTACTCAAAAACAGGAAAAATAGATGCATTCTTTTCTTTTGAAAAAGATGGTAAAAGAGATAGCACTGCCAACTTTGTTTATCATGTAATTCCTGGTTCATGCAGAGGTATTAAAGGCGGTAGCTATATTTACGATTTAGAAGAACTTAAAAATGTTTCTGGTGAAATCGTTGGTAGTAAAGATTTATCGCCACTTTTAGAAAAAAATAGAGAATTAAGTGTGCTAGTTTTTGATGGATTAAAAGTAGATGTTAACGACTATAAAAAAGAAACAGATGAGCAAATAGATTCATTAAAAAAAGATTTTTCTGATTTTACGGCTGACCAAAAAAAATCAAATGAAACATTCCAACAAACAGTTAACAATCAAATTTCTGATGCAGAAAATAAAATGTTAGAAGAAATCAAAACGCCACGAAGTTAA